A window of the Chryseobacterium arthrosphaerae genome harbors these coding sequences:
- a CDS encoding Y-family DNA polymerase: MYALVDCNNFFVSCERTLDSSLEGKPVVVLSNNDGCVVSRSKEAKDLGIPMAAPAFKYKELFQKHDVKSFSAKFELYNYKSQQVINIARSYVLDHEVYSIDELFLDLTGFKYIDIYEYCVRIKEEIRVKENIPVSIGIAPTKTLCKVANRIVKEFPDKFNGVYILDTAEKIEKALKWLPIGDVWGIGRRLAVKMHDSGVYKAWDLLQKPEMWIRKIMGIHGVRMINELKGIRQLELDTPSPKKSIAVTRSFMQMLTKKEEVRERVETFGMYCSERLRKQNTCCKMITVFVQTNRFRKDLPEYRNAITQVLPNPTNSSILIGRVVNELFEAIYKEGFHYKRAGVMVNDFVPEDQRQISLFEEDIQNQHLPVMKAMDAMNRKYGKDKVRLGSMSGENTFGRAKLSPEYEAFLKKNTLPEANFRFH, encoded by the coding sequence ATGTATGCGCTGGTAGACTGCAATAATTTTTTTGTTTCCTGTGAAAGAACTTTAGATTCTTCCCTTGAAGGCAAGCCCGTTGTGGTGCTCTCCAACAACGATGGATGTGTTGTATCCCGGAGCAAAGAAGCAAAAGACCTGGGAATTCCTATGGCTGCTCCTGCTTTTAAATATAAAGAGCTCTTTCAAAAGCATGATGTAAAAAGTTTTTCTGCAAAATTTGAGCTTTATAATTATAAAAGTCAGCAGGTCATCAATATTGCCAGATCCTACGTTCTTGACCATGAAGTATACAGCATTGATGAGCTTTTTCTGGATCTCACGGGCTTTAAGTATATTGATATTTATGAATATTGCGTCAGAATCAAGGAAGAGATCAGGGTGAAAGAAAATATTCCCGTAAGTATAGGCATCGCTCCCACCAAGACCTTATGTAAGGTAGCCAACAGGATTGTAAAAGAATTTCCGGACAAATTCAATGGAGTTTATATTCTGGATACTGCTGAAAAAATTGAGAAGGCATTGAAATGGCTTCCTATAGGAGATGTATGGGGAATCGGGAGAAGATTGGCTGTGAAGATGCATGACAGTGGGGTATACAAAGCCTGGGATCTTCTGCAGAAACCCGAAATGTGGATACGTAAAATCATGGGCATTCACGGAGTAAGGATGATCAACGAGCTGAAAGGAATCCGTCAGCTTGAACTGGATACTCCTTCACCTAAAAAATCTATTGCGGTAACCAGAAGCTTTATGCAGATGCTGACTAAGAAAGAGGAAGTCCGGGAGCGGGTAGAAACCTTCGGAATGTATTGTTCGGAAAGATTGCGAAAACAAAATACCTGTTGTAAAATGATCACTGTTTTTGTGCAGACCAACCGCTTCAGAAAAGATCTTCCTGAATACAGAAACGCCATAACACAGGTCCTGCCTAATCCTACCAATTCATCCATATTAATAGGAAGAGTGGTGAATGAGCTTTTTGAAGCGATTTATAAGGAAGGGTTTCATTATAAAAGGGCAGGAGTGATGGTGAATGACTTTGTTCCGGAGGATCAGAGACAGATCAGCCTTTTCGAAGAAGACATACAAAACCAGCATCTCCCTGTGATGAAAGCAATGGATGCGATGAACCGGAAATACGGCAAAGATAAAGTCCGCCTTGGAAGTATGAGCGGAGAAAATACCTTTGGCCGTGCCAAGCTGTCTCCGGAATATGAAGCATTCCTGAAAAAGAATACTTTGCCGGAAGCGAACTTCAGGTTTCATTGA
- a CDS encoding complement C1q domain-containing protein, with the protein MKNLSILMKGILIFLCFIINYSNAQVGINTSNPQTIFHVDGAKDNPASGAPSSAQIANDVAITPAGDIGIGTLTPAVKIDVRSISNTDNSIGIGETSQTASAAGGGAVRYNPLNGGKMQYSDGVVWQDLISSPTKAVVVANIQAANFAIKVPYQVSTGIAGWTEISDPTGNFTPVTGIFTAPRTGVYLVSFTYDFVRIPIVSGYFSEAQYVVNGSNTVKKCVKSFSNNSKQAQVAGSCVAGVQLNKGDTLQPYIYQSVYNGSLSLRTDLTSASNDYGFVNLSILEQ; encoded by the coding sequence ATGAAGAATCTAAGTATTTTGATGAAGGGAATACTGATTTTCCTGTGCTTTATTATAAATTATTCAAACGCACAGGTAGGTATAAATACTTCAAATCCTCAAACCATTTTCCATGTGGATGGAGCCAAAGATAATCCTGCATCCGGAGCACCGTCTTCGGCTCAGATTGCCAATGATGTTGCCATCACACCTGCCGGAGATATAGGAATTGGAACTTTAACTCCAGCTGTAAAGATTGATGTCAGGTCCATATCCAATACAGACAACTCAATAGGAATAGGAGAAACCAGCCAGACTGCCTCTGCAGCCGGCGGAGGTGCTGTAAGATATAATCCTCTGAATGGAGGAAAAATGCAGTATTCAGATGGTGTGGTGTGGCAGGATCTTATTTCTTCTCCTACCAAAGCTGTAGTAGTGGCCAATATTCAGGCTGCAAACTTCGCCATTAAAGTTCCCTATCAGGTTTCCACTGGTATTGCCGGATGGACGGAAATTTCGGATCCTACGGGAAATTTTACCCCCGTAACAGGTATTTTTACTGCTCCAAGAACCGGAGTATATCTTGTTTCTTTTACCTATGACTTTGTACGGATTCCAATAGTATCAGGCTATTTTTCAGAAGCCCAATATGTTGTGAATGGGAGCAATACTGTTAAAAAATGTGTGAAATCCTTTTCCAACAATTCAAAACAGGCACAGGTTGCGGGCTCCTGTGTAGCCGGTGTGCAGCTGAATAAAGGAGATACACTCCAGCCTTATATTTACCAGTCTGTTTACAATGGCAGTCTGAGCCTGAGAACAGACTTAACTTCTGCAAGCAACGATTATGGTTTTGTAAACCTTTCTATTCTGGAACAATAA
- a CDS encoding tetratricopeptide repeat protein, whose protein sequence is MKKKIVLFFFLIISIFGVAQTFDFEGQYKYARTLSSKNPDSSEIVLNKIIDSAQKRSRPEFLAKAYYLKSFNSYLRSDAEKSLDFADKTLKVSTQHNYSIGKALAYRMQGTQYAKLGLLKESSSSLLNALSEVKNNNTEEGHELKGMIFNSFLILLNKNQYKEKEFYSKSAIREFQRLKNVTRRNELLISAYTNMGYNLSEVKKFQEAKYYFTKALSLAGKNNYYLQASILNDIGFSFSKQNKPDSAVLYFRKSLAIVDQYGFNEKKIEVTKNLEEAYAQLDDQPNAEKYKLVNLQLKDSIAYNKAMAVNKTLSKKEENFDQLLTASHKMSNWLITACLVLVFVLGIVILIVIRLRKKHREVVSRIYREGISPVIYEEDPLEDSDDLQVKNTPTPAEIKISPEVEENILNGLKVFEENLEFNSKNISRYNLANTLNINPKYLSAVIKKHLKFNFNQYINHLRINYIVNQLKNEPQYRKYKINHLAEITGYSSHSAFSLEFKKITGLHPSAFIKTLDEIS, encoded by the coding sequence ATGAAGAAAAAAATAGTCCTCTTTTTCTTCCTTATTATTTCGATTTTCGGAGTTGCTCAGACATTTGATTTTGAGGGACAGTATAAGTACGCCCGTACTCTTTCATCCAAAAATCCGGATAGTTCGGAAATTGTTCTGAATAAGATCATAGATTCAGCACAGAAAAGAAGCCGCCCGGAGTTTCTTGCCAAAGCTTATTATTTAAAATCATTCAACAGCTATCTGAGATCTGACGCTGAAAAAAGCCTTGACTTTGCAGATAAGACTCTTAAAGTATCGACCCAACACAATTACAGTATCGGAAAAGCGTTGGCATACAGAATGCAGGGAACACAATATGCAAAACTTGGGTTGCTGAAAGAATCTTCCTCAAGTCTTCTCAATGCTCTTTCTGAAGTAAAGAATAATAATACGGAGGAAGGACATGAGCTGAAAGGAATGATCTTTAACTCCTTTCTGATTCTCCTTAACAAGAATCAGTACAAAGAGAAAGAATTCTATTCCAAAAGTGCCATCCGTGAATTTCAGAGGCTTAAAAATGTAACCAGAAGAAATGAGCTGCTGATTTCTGCCTATACCAATATGGGGTATAATTTATCCGAAGTAAAAAAATTTCAGGAAGCAAAATATTACTTCACAAAAGCTCTTTCTTTAGCCGGAAAAAACAATTATTACCTGCAGGCAAGTATATTGAATGATATCGGATTTTCATTTTCAAAACAGAATAAGCCTGACAGTGCTGTTTTGTATTTCCGGAAATCGCTGGCCATTGTAGATCAATATGGCTTCAATGAAAAAAAGATTGAGGTGACCAAAAATCTTGAGGAAGCTTATGCCCAGCTGGATGATCAGCCTAATGCAGAGAAATATAAACTTGTCAATCTTCAGTTAAAAGATAGTATTGCTTATAACAAAGCAATGGCTGTGAACAAAACATTATCAAAAAAAGAAGAAAATTTTGATCAGCTGCTTACTGCAAGCCACAAAATGTCTAACTGGCTTATTACAGCCTGTCTTGTTCTGGTTTTTGTTTTAGGGATTGTTATTCTTATTGTCATCCGTCTCCGTAAAAAGCACAGAGAAGTTGTCTCCAGAATTTACAGGGAAGGGATTTCTCCCGTTATTTATGAGGAAGATCCACTGGAGGATTCTGATGATCTCCAGGTAAAAAATACCCCCACTCCGGCAGAAATAAAAATTTCGCCTGAAGTAGAGGAAAATATTCTAAACGGGTTAAAAGTATTTGAAGAAAACCTTGAGTTTAACAGCAAAAACATTTCACGTTATAATCTTGCGAACACACTGAATATCAACCCAAAGTATCTGTCAGCAGTTATTAAGAAACATCTGAAGTTTAATTTTAACCAATACATTAACCACTTAAGGATCAATTATATTGTGAATCAGCTGAAAAACGAACCGCAATACAGGAAGTATAAAATCAATCATCTTGCTGAAATTACGGGATATTCTTCCCACAGTGCTTTTTCTCTCGAGTTCAAAAAAATCACAGGGCTGCATCCATCTGCTTTCATCAAAACTCTTGATGAAATCTCCTGA
- a CDS encoding YdeI/OmpD-associated family protein, giving the protein MEKYNIKVDEYIEKSPDFAKPILNYLRETIHEVCPDAEEAIKWKFPTFMYKGKILCSITSFKHYCSLGFWLHQEMKTIRELETTAEKSSMFSLGKITGMEDLPSKPQLKKAIKEAMELTDMGVTKKAAPSKMETEIPDYFQTALEANKKALEIFGKASPSFRKEYISWLTEAKTEATRNKRLDQAMEWISEGKGRNWKYQKK; this is encoded by the coding sequence ATGGAAAAATATAATATAAAGGTTGATGAATACATTGAGAAATCTCCGGATTTTGCAAAACCAATCCTTAACTATCTCCGGGAAACCATCCATGAGGTCTGTCCTGATGCGGAGGAAGCCATCAAATGGAAGTTTCCCACGTTCATGTATAAAGGGAAAATACTCTGCTCAATAACCTCTTTCAAACACTATTGCAGTCTTGGATTCTGGCTGCATCAGGAGATGAAAACCATAAGGGAACTCGAAACAACAGCCGAAAAGAGCTCGATGTTCAGCCTGGGAAAAATCACCGGAATGGAAGATCTTCCTTCAAAACCTCAGCTGAAAAAAGCCATTAAAGAAGCAATGGAGCTTACGGATATGGGCGTTACGAAGAAAGCTGCTCCTTCCAAAATGGAAACAGAAATTCCGGATTATTTCCAGACAGCTTTAGAGGCTAATAAAAAGGCCTTAGAAATCTTCGGAAAAGCATCGCCATCCTTCAGAAAAGAATATATCAGCTGGCTCACAGAAGCAAAAACAGAAGCCACCCGGAATAAAAGGCTGGACCAGGCGATGGAATGGATTTCGGAGGGTAAAGGCAGGAACTGGAAGTACCAAAAAAAATAA